In the genome of Meles meles chromosome 16, mMelMel3.1 paternal haplotype, whole genome shotgun sequence, one region contains:
- the LOC123927067 gene encoding small nuclear ribonucleoprotein G-like produces the protein MDKKLSLKLNGGRHVQGILRGFDPFMNLVIDEGVEMATSGQQNNIGMVVIRGNSIIMLEALERV, from the coding sequence ATGGACAAGAAATTATCATTGAAATTAAATGGTGGCAGACATGTTCAAGGAATATTGCGGGGGTTCGATCCATTTATGAATCTTGTGATAGATGAAGGTGTGGAGATGGCAACTAGTGGGCAACAGAACAATATTGGAATGGTGGTAATACGAGGAAATAGTATCATCATGTTAGAAGCCTTAGAACGAGTATAA